One region of Bacillus pumilus genomic DNA includes:
- a CDS encoding response regulator, with product MTQIKVLLIEDDPMVQEVNKEFIKSVPGFQVAAIAGNGEQGIQLIKEIRPDLVVLDVYMPKKDGVKTLQDIRKQKIQVDVIVISAAKDKETIGTMLQNGARDYIIKPFKFERMKESLESYKAFKSKIRTAAEFSQEMLDDIIRKPAVKQEDTWLPKGLNVHTMNEIKAYMGMQEGPQSAEEVANALGIARVTARRYLDFLVKEGELKLDMQYGGVGRPVNKYIVHSD from the coding sequence ATGACTCAGATTAAGGTGCTATTAATTGAAGATGATCCGATGGTGCAAGAAGTGAATAAGGAGTTCATTAAGAGTGTTCCTGGCTTTCAAGTGGCGGCAATCGCAGGTAATGGGGAGCAGGGCATCCAGCTCATCAAAGAAATTCGTCCAGACCTTGTTGTCCTCGATGTATATATGCCAAAAAAAGATGGCGTAAAGACGCTTCAAGACATTAGAAAGCAAAAGATACAGGTGGACGTGATCGTTATTTCTGCGGCAAAGGACAAAGAGACGATTGGCACCATGCTTCAAAATGGTGCACGAGATTATATCATCAAGCCATTTAAGTTCGAACGTATGAAAGAATCACTTGAAAGCTATAAAGCGTTTAAATCTAAAATTCGCACAGCAGCAGAATTTTCTCAGGAGATGCTGGATGATATCATACGAAAGCCTGCTGTTAAGCAGGAAGATACTTGGCTCCCTAAGGGGCTGAATGTGCATACGATGAATGAAATTAAAGCCTATATGGGCATGCAGGAAGGTCCGCAGTCTGCAGAGGAAGTTGCCAATGCACTCGGCATTGCACGTGTCACGGCACGCCGGTATTTAGACTTCTTAGTGAAAGAAGGCGAGCTGAAATTAGATATGCAATATGGCGGGGTAGGCCGGCCTGTCAATAAATATATCGTACATTCTGACTAA
- the dctP gene encoding C4-dicarboxylate transporter DctP: MKRLLKNLTFQVIAAVIIGIIVGMVWPNVGKEMKPLGDTFINAVKMVIAPIIFLTIVLGIAKMGDMKKVGKVGGKAFIYFEVVTTLALVIGLFVVNIMKPGAGLDYSKLEKGDVSQYTQNGGQGIDWMEFVTHIVPSNMVDAFAKGDILQVLFFSILFGVALAALGEKGKGIIEWLDKLSLVFFKIIGYIMRAAPLGAFGAMAYTIGHFGLASIKPLASLMLSVYLTMFLFIFVVLNIICKMYGFSLFGYLRFIKDEILIVLGTSSSESVLPRMMDKMERYGCSKSVVGLVIPTGYSFNLDGTSIYLSMAVVFLAQVFGVDLSIGQQITIILVLMLTSKGAAGVTGSGFIVLASTLAALQVIPLEGLALLLGVDRFMSEGRAITNLIGNGIATIVVAKSEGEFDEAKSKTALQEMRNIKQAV; the protein is encoded by the coding sequence ATGAAGAGGCTTTTGAAGAACCTGACATTTCAGGTGATTGCAGCTGTCATTATCGGGATCATTGTCGGGATGGTTTGGCCAAACGTCGGAAAAGAAATGAAGCCGCTTGGTGACACCTTTATCAATGCCGTTAAAATGGTCATCGCACCAATTATTTTCTTAACCATTGTTCTTGGTATTGCCAAGATGGGGGATATGAAAAAGGTTGGAAAAGTTGGGGGAAAAGCATTTATTTATTTTGAAGTCGTCACGACGCTTGCTTTGGTCATCGGTCTTTTTGTCGTCAATATCATGAAGCCAGGTGCAGGTCTGGACTATAGCAAGCTTGAAAAAGGGGATGTTTCACAGTATACCCAAAACGGGGGACAGGGTATCGACTGGATGGAATTTGTCACACACATTGTGCCATCTAACATGGTAGATGCTTTTGCAAAGGGTGATATTTTACAGGTCTTATTCTTCTCTATTTTATTCGGTGTTGCGCTTGCTGCACTTGGCGAGAAGGGGAAAGGAATCATTGAGTGGCTTGATAAGCTGTCACTTGTTTTCTTTAAAATCATTGGATATATCATGCGTGCTGCGCCGCTTGGTGCATTTGGGGCAATGGCCTATACAATCGGTCACTTTGGTTTGGCATCGATTAAACCGCTCGCAAGTCTGATGCTCTCCGTTTATTTGACTATGTTCCTGTTCATCTTCGTTGTGCTGAATATCATTTGTAAAATGTATGGCTTCAGCCTGTTTGGTTACCTGCGATTTATCAAGGATGAAATTTTAATTGTTCTTGGCACAAGCTCATCAGAATCCGTGCTGCCAAGAATGATGGATAAAATGGAACGCTACGGGTGCTCTAAGTCTGTTGTGGGTCTTGTCATCCCAACAGGGTATTCCTTTAACTTAGATGGAACCTCGATCTACTTATCGATGGCTGTGGTCTTCTTAGCGCAAGTGTTTGGTGTAGACTTGTCTATCGGCCAGCAAATTACCATTATCCTTGTTCTAATGCTCACATCAAAGGGAGCGGCTGGGGTGACAGGAAGCGGATTTATCGTGCTGGCTTCTACACTCGCTGCACTACAGGTCATTCCGCTAGAGGGGCTTGCACTTCTGCTTGGTGTAGATCGATTCATGAGCGAAGGAAGAGCCATCACAAACCTCATTGGAAATGGAATCGCGACAATTGTTGTGGCGAAAAGTGAAGGTGAATTTGACGAAGCGAAGAGCAAAACAGCCCTTCAAGAAATGCGCAATATAAAGCAAGCTGTATAG
- a CDS encoding AI-2E family transporter, whose amino-acid sequence MAAFLKLFEKPGVKRFSVFVVLATALYLLRGMMNLILLTFIFTFLMNRLEEVIRGFLSRFLKIGQKSVITILYILLAGGLTVGGFVFVPIIAKQVEQLFHLGKKIADHPQDLPFIDVITNVFGDFKISAYFEKGFNFLYTYLTDFSTFSIQVIMSLILSMFFLFEKERLIQFMNKFKTSKISVFYNEIAFFGRKFSRTFGKVLEAQFIIATVNCVLTTIALGIMGFPQLFGLAVMVFLLGLIPVAGVVISLIPLSIIAYTLGGGMYVLYIVLVIVIIHAIEAYFLNPKLMSAKTELPIFFTFVVLIFSEHYIGIWGLIIGIPIFVFILDILEVTNKEESN is encoded by the coding sequence ATGGCAGCATTTTTAAAATTGTTCGAAAAACCCGGTGTTAAGCGGTTTTCTGTATTTGTAGTATTAGCCACAGCCTTATATTTATTAAGAGGAATGATGAATTTAATTCTCTTGACCTTCATATTCACCTTTTTGATGAATCGGTTAGAAGAGGTCATTAGAGGCTTTTTAAGTCGCTTCCTTAAAATAGGGCAGAAATCGGTTATTACCATTTTGTATATTCTTTTGGCTGGTGGATTGACGGTTGGCGGATTCGTGTTTGTGCCAATCATCGCCAAACAGGTGGAGCAGCTATTTCATTTAGGAAAGAAAATTGCAGATCATCCACAAGATTTACCCTTCATTGATGTCATCACGAACGTATTCGGAGATTTTAAAATATCAGCTTACTTTGAGAAAGGGTTTAATTTCCTCTATACATACTTAACTGATTTCAGTACGTTCAGTATCCAGGTCATTATGTCCTTAATATTAAGCATGTTCTTCCTGTTCGAAAAGGAACGCCTCATTCAATTCATGAACAAGTTCAAAACGAGTAAAATCTCTGTGTTCTATAACGAAATCGCCTTCTTTGGACGTAAATTTTCCAGAACGTTCGGAAAGGTACTCGAAGCACAGTTTATTATTGCAACTGTTAACTGTGTTTTAACAACCATTGCGCTAGGTATTATGGGATTCCCGCAATTATTTGGATTAGCGGTCATGGTCTTTTTGCTAGGCTTAATCCCTGTGGCAGGTGTGGTTATCTCACTTATTCCACTCAGCATCATTGCGTATACGCTTGGAGGCGGCATGTATGTCCTGTATATCGTGCTTGTGATCGTCATCATCCATGCCATTGAAGCCTATTTCCTAAACCCGAAGCTCATGTCAGCAAAAACAGAACTCCCTATCTTCTTCACATTTGTTGTGCTGATCTTCTCTGAACACTACATCGGCATTTGGGGACTGATTATTGGTATCCCGATCTTTGTGTTCATTTTAGATATTTTGGAGGTCACGAATAAGGAAGAAAGTAATTAA
- a CDS encoding dicarboxylate/amino acid:cation symporter, translated as MKLATKIIIALFVGAITGLLLNIFAPNVFKVLDPYLFTPLGQIFLNLIKMLVVPIVFFSITLGVAGLGDPKKLGRIGVKTITYFLLTTTFAIIIGISLALLIKPGAFGHFDTKAADYSAEEAPSMAETLLNIIPTNPVQSLVEGNMLQIIVFCVFLGLGIAMLGKKTEGLLKLFEQGNELMMYLVGIVMKFAPYGTFGLIATAIGSQGFDAMKAMGLYFSVVLVALVLHFFLTYGSTVAILAKRNPMAFFKGFSPAMVVAFSTSSSNAVLPVSMETAQKRLKVPEPISSFVQPLGATINMDGTAIMQGVATIFIAQVYGVELTLVQMLTVVLTAVLASIGTAGVPGVGLIMLAMVLNSVNLPVEGIALILGIDRLLDMARTVVNITGDAACAVIVTETEKKHETDAASPNLSM; from the coding sequence TTGAAGCTAGCGACGAAAATTATTATTGCCTTGTTTGTAGGTGCAATCACAGGACTATTGCTTAACATTTTTGCTCCAAATGTATTCAAAGTGTTAGACCCTTATCTATTTACGCCTCTAGGTCAAATCTTCTTAAACCTGATTAAAATGTTAGTGGTGCCGATCGTATTCTTTTCCATCACACTAGGTGTAGCAGGTCTAGGTGATCCGAAAAAGCTTGGCAGAATCGGCGTAAAAACCATTACTTATTTCCTGCTTACTACTACTTTTGCCATCATCATTGGCATTTCATTAGCCTTATTAATCAAGCCGGGAGCATTCGGTCATTTTGATACGAAAGCAGCTGATTATTCCGCAGAGGAAGCCCCATCAATGGCAGAAACACTACTCAACATCATCCCAACCAATCCAGTCCAATCTTTAGTTGAAGGAAACATGCTTCAAATCATCGTCTTTTGTGTATTTTTAGGTCTTGGCATTGCCATGCTTGGGAAGAAGACGGAAGGTTTGCTAAAGCTGTTTGAACAAGGAAATGAATTAATGATGTACCTTGTCGGCATAGTGATGAAGTTCGCACCGTACGGAACATTCGGTTTGATCGCAACTGCCATTGGCAGTCAGGGATTTGATGCGATGAAAGCGATGGGCCTTTATTTCTCGGTCGTGTTAGTTGCGCTCGTGCTGCATTTCTTCCTAACTTATGGGTCAACTGTCGCCATTTTAGCGAAGCGAAATCCGATGGCATTTTTCAAAGGATTTTCTCCAGCAATGGTTGTCGCATTTAGTACGTCAAGTAGTAACGCAGTCCTCCCAGTCTCGATGGAAACAGCCCAGAAACGTTTGAAGGTGCCGGAGCCGATTTCAAGCTTTGTACAGCCGCTTGGTGCAACCATTAATATGGATGGCACAGCGATTATGCAAGGGGTCGCGACTATTTTTATCGCGCAAGTGTATGGAGTTGAACTGACGCTTGTCCAAATGCTGACGGTTGTCTTAACGGCTGTCTTAGCAAGTATCGGTACAGCGGGTGTGCCAGGAGTTGGGCTCATTATGCTCGCTATGGTACTGAACTCTGTGAATCTGCCGGTTGAAGGCATTGCGCTCATCCTTGGCATAGACCGCTTATTAGATATGGCAAGAACCGTTGTCAATATTACAGGTGACGCCGCATGTGCGGTGATTGTGACAGAAACGGAGAAAAAACACGAGACAGACGCAGCATCACCGAACCTATCCATGTAA
- a CDS encoding ABC transporter ATP-binding protein, whose translation MESAVLKVEKVDKRIGRKMILQDISIEIGKGEIVGLLGPNGSGKTTLIRLIVGLMKKNNGRIMINGYSQDEDFLQAMSSVGAIIENPEFYSYLTGFENLELYAAMHDGVTEERMQEVVKRVRLEHAIHQKVKTYSLGMKQRLGIAQAILHQPNLLILDEPTNGLDPAGMKEFREHLQTLVREEGTSVLFATHLLHEVEELCDRMIIIQKGQIKASAMLRDIEGKEQMLMNIQPVEKAAAWLDTHAYTYERNGAHVLLQLNKDQVPELNKQLVLAGFAVLEMTPQKPSIEEAFMKWTEGGTADASTHQE comes from the coding sequence TTGGAATCTGCTGTTCTAAAAGTAGAGAAAGTCGATAAACGAATTGGCCGGAAAATGATCTTACAAGATATATCTATAGAAATAGGGAAAGGGGAAATCGTCGGCTTACTAGGACCAAATGGGTCTGGAAAAACAACCTTGATTCGTTTGATCGTTGGCTTGATGAAAAAAAACAATGGCCGAATCATGATCAATGGATATTCACAGGATGAGGATTTCCTACAAGCGATGTCATCTGTTGGTGCAATCATAGAAAATCCCGAATTTTATTCTTATTTAACAGGCTTCGAAAACCTTGAACTGTATGCGGCGATGCACGATGGAGTGACAGAGGAACGAATGCAGGAAGTGGTGAAAAGAGTTCGTCTGGAGCACGCCATTCATCAGAAGGTGAAGACATATTCACTGGGGATGAAACAAAGGCTTGGGATTGCACAAGCCATATTACATCAGCCGAACCTGCTCATTTTAGACGAACCGACAAATGGACTTGATCCTGCAGGTATGAAGGAATTCAGGGAGCACTTGCAAACGCTAGTAAGAGAAGAAGGAACATCCGTATTATTCGCCACACATTTATTGCATGAGGTTGAAGAGCTATGTGACCGCATGATCATCATTCAAAAAGGACAGATCAAAGCCAGTGCCATGCTTCGAGACATAGAGGGGAAAGAACAGATGCTCATGAATATTCAGCCAGTGGAAAAGGCGGCTGCGTGGCTTGATACACATGCCTATACATATGAACGAAACGGAGCGCATGTATTACTTCAATTGAACAAAGACCAAGTGCCTGAGCTGAACAAACAGCTTGTTCTGGCTGGGTTTGCTGTACTTGAAATGACGCCTCAAAAGCCATCAATTGAAGAGGCATTTATGAAATGGACGGAAGGCGGGACGGCAGATGCTTCAACTCATCAAGAATGA
- a CDS encoding ABC transporter permease, translated as MLQLIKNEHKKITRKKITFIALGLIVVFQLAMALALKRVISSFGGQDTVANYFAYSTNVVFILQVLAVVIGATLISTEFQKRTIKFLLIRPKTRLQIFLSKYITLVLMVIYLFVFYYVIAFLFGFIFFGTAFDESTGRLFQHTFAVIGSQWVEVLMMASFAFMCSSLFRNSLVALVTSFFVLYAAKSLVPIMSLLENQWGKILLFANTDFTQYSFQGPPPFQGMSPLFSLFMVGAHFVFFVGTAWVLFWKRDVNV; from the coding sequence ATGCTTCAACTCATCAAGAATGAGCATAAGAAAATTACGAGGAAAAAGATCACGTTCATTGCACTTGGATTGATTGTTGTGTTTCAATTGGCGATGGCTCTAGCGTTGAAACGAGTCATCTCCAGCTTTGGTGGACAAGACACTGTCGCCAACTATTTTGCTTATTCCACAAACGTCGTGTTTATTTTACAGGTGCTCGCGGTTGTCATTGGCGCGACCTTGATCTCAACAGAATTTCAAAAAAGAACGATCAAGTTTTTATTGATACGGCCCAAAACAAGGCTGCAAATTTTCCTGTCAAAATACATCACTCTTGTGCTTATGGTCATTTATTTGTTTGTTTTTTATTATGTCATTGCTTTCCTATTTGGCTTTATTTTCTTTGGTACTGCATTTGACGAAAGTACGGGACGATTATTTCAGCATACATTTGCTGTGATCGGATCTCAGTGGGTGGAAGTGTTGATGATGGCAAGCTTCGCTTTTATGTGTTCCAGCTTGTTTAGGAACAGCCTCGTTGCGCTTGTGACCTCGTTTTTTGTTTTATATGCAGCTAAATCACTTGTGCCTATTATGTCTCTTTTAGAAAATCAGTGGGGGAAAATCCTGCTTTTTGCTAATACAGACTTTACTCAGTACAGCTTTCAAGGACCACCGCCCTTCCAAGGCATGAGCCCTTTGTTTTCTCTATTTATGGTAGGGGCGCATTTTGTTTTCTTTGTTGGCACGGCTTGGGTTCTTTTTTGGAAGCGTGATGTAAATGTGTAA
- the fbpB gene encoding Fur-regulated basic protein FbpB: MSKKKIKTYQQLIEENKKAIMRDPKMMESIYETIDKKHQKQLAAAGRES, from the coding sequence ATGTCTAAGAAGAAAATCAAAACGTATCAGCAATTGATTGAAGAAAACAAGAAAGCCATCATGCGCGATCCTAAAATGATGGAAAGTATATACGAAACCATCGACAAAAAGCATCAGAAGCAGCTTGCAGCTGCTGGACGTGAATCATAA
- a CDS encoding thioredoxin family protein has protein sequence MKKITSTEQFNEIIQSDKEVIVKFFATWCPDCTRMDMFIPDILEAYAHHEWFEINKDDFPELAEAYQVMGIPSLLIFKNGEKTGHLHSANAKSPEEVTEFLQGHVS, from the coding sequence TTGAAAAAAATCACAAGTACTGAACAATTCAATGAAATCATTCAATCTGACAAAGAAGTCATCGTTAAATTCTTTGCAACATGGTGTCCTGACTGTACAAGAATGGACATGTTCATTCCAGACATCTTAGAGGCGTATGCTCACCATGAATGGTTTGAAATAAACAAAGATGATTTCCCTGAATTAGCAGAAGCGTATCAGGTCATGGGTATTCCAAGCCTGTTAATTTTCAAAAATGGCGAAAAAACAGGTCATTTACACAGTGCAAACGCAAAATCTCCTGAAGAAGTGACAGAGTTTCTTCAAGGGCACGTTTCTTAA
- a CDS encoding D-alanine--D-alanine ligase, whose protein sequence is MKISLGLIYGGKSAEHNVSLQTALAVTKALNTEKFDIHPIYITEEGEWLRGEKLTEPVSNVRMLQFEQSAKTFLPTSLNESMFPQPASADEKIDVVFPLLHGPNGEDGTMQGLLELLNIPYVGNGVLASAAGMDKVMMKDVFAQAGLAQAKHLSFNKKDYEKATADSLEQVEQVLGYPCFVKPANMGSSVGISKCRSKEELQTAFDLAFQYDRRVVVEEGVVGRELEIGVLGNDEPKCSVVGEIAPKTDFYDYKAKYEDGDTDLIIPASVSEDEYKTIHDMAIKAFKSLDGSGLVRADFFLTEKGEVLINEVNTMPGFTPFSMFPLLWKHTGVEYPELIEKLVSLAIERHQEKQTIKTTF, encoded by the coding sequence TTGAAAATAAGTTTAGGATTGATTTACGGCGGAAAGTCAGCCGAACATAATGTATCACTGCAAACAGCCCTTGCAGTTACAAAAGCACTTAACACTGAGAAGTTCGATATACATCCAATTTATATTACAGAAGAGGGCGAATGGCTAAGAGGAGAAAAACTCACTGAACCAGTATCAAACGTCAGAATGCTTCAATTTGAACAGAGCGCAAAGACGTTTTTACCAACTTCTTTAAATGAGAGCATGTTTCCACAGCCTGCATCCGCTGATGAGAAGATTGATGTTGTCTTCCCATTATTACACGGGCCAAATGGTGAAGATGGAACGATGCAAGGATTACTTGAACTGCTAAATATCCCGTATGTCGGCAACGGCGTTCTTGCTTCTGCCGCGGGTATGGATAAAGTCATGATGAAAGATGTTTTTGCTCAAGCAGGACTTGCACAAGCAAAGCACCTTTCCTTCAATAAAAAAGACTATGAGAAAGCCACAGCAGACAGCTTAGAACAGGTAGAACAAGTACTTGGCTATCCATGCTTTGTGAAACCTGCCAACATGGGATCAAGTGTTGGAATAAGCAAATGCCGCAGCAAAGAAGAGCTGCAAACCGCATTCGACTTGGCTTTCCAATATGATCGTCGTGTGGTCGTAGAAGAAGGCGTCGTAGGAAGAGAACTCGAGATAGGTGTATTAGGAAATGACGAGCCGAAGTGCTCTGTCGTTGGTGAAATTGCACCTAAAACAGATTTTTATGACTACAAAGCAAAATATGAAGATGGCGATACAGATTTGATCATTCCTGCGAGTGTGTCAGAAGATGAATACAAGACGATTCATGATATGGCGATTAAGGCATTTAAATCCCTAGATGGTTCTGGTCTTGTACGTGCAGACTTCTTCCTCACAGAAAAAGGCGAAGTGTTGATCAATGAAGTGAATACAATGCCTGGATTCACACCATTCAGTATGTTCCCGCTTCTTTGGAAGCACACTGGTGTAGAGTATCCAGAGCTAATTGAAAAGCTAGTGTCACTTGCAATTGAACGCCATCAAGAAAAACAAACCATTAAAACGACTTTTTAA
- a CDS encoding UDP-N-acetylmuramoyl-tripeptide--D-alanyl-D-alanine ligase, whose translation MIKRTVNQIAQMAGGTLSNQAFGEEQIYGVTTDTRKVSKGALFIPLIGEHFNGHTFASKAVELGAAAVLWNQKEANPPFGVPVILVDDTLAALQQLAKSYLKEENPRVVGITGSNGKTTTKDMIHSVLQTTYQVHKTDGNFNNHIGLPLTILAMPEGTEIAVLEMGMSAKGEIEFLSNLAEPETAVITNIGESHMQDLGSREAIADAKCEITKGLKKDGTFYYLGDEPLIRDRATALSQQVKTFGEAEDCDIKVTHINQLAEGTEFQVEGYAQGFLIPVLGKHNVKNALAAIAIGQHFGLNERQIAQGLMQTKLTGMRLELFKTEKGITVINDAYNASPTSMKAAIDLVGDMDGFANRILVLGDMLEMGSEEETYHYELGRYIKPEFIDHVMTYGRLGAFIAEGAKKSFGDARVFSFMDKEELKKKLADVAGPDDVVLVKASRGMRLEEVITAL comes from the coding sequence ATGATCAAACGTACAGTGAATCAAATCGCCCAAATGGCTGGTGGGACACTATCTAATCAAGCTTTTGGCGAAGAGCAAATTTACGGAGTGACGACAGATACACGAAAAGTATCAAAAGGTGCATTGTTTATCCCCTTAATTGGAGAACATTTTAACGGTCACACATTTGCTTCTAAAGCAGTGGAGCTTGGAGCCGCAGCCGTTCTTTGGAATCAAAAAGAAGCCAATCCACCGTTCGGTGTACCTGTCATTCTTGTCGACGATACACTGGCAGCACTGCAGCAATTGGCAAAATCATATTTAAAAGAAGAAAACCCTCGTGTTGTCGGTATTACAGGAAGTAACGGGAAAACGACAACGAAAGATATGATTCATTCCGTCTTACAAACAACGTATCAAGTTCATAAAACAGACGGTAACTTTAATAATCATATTGGTCTTCCGCTCACTATTCTTGCGATGCCAGAAGGTACAGAGATAGCTGTCTTGGAGATGGGCATGAGTGCAAAAGGCGAGATCGAGTTCTTGTCAAACCTAGCTGAGCCTGAAACAGCAGTCATCACCAATATCGGAGAATCTCATATGCAAGATTTAGGATCAAGAGAAGCCATTGCTGATGCAAAATGTGAGATCACAAAAGGGCTAAAAAAGGATGGTACCTTTTATTATTTAGGAGATGAACCTTTGATCCGCGACAGAGCGACTGCACTTTCGCAGCAAGTGAAAACCTTTGGAGAAGCAGAGGACTGTGATATCAAGGTAACGCATATCAACCAGCTTGCAGAAGGAACTGAATTTCAGGTCGAAGGGTATGCCCAGGGGTTTCTCATTCCTGTATTAGGGAAACATAATGTAAAGAATGCCCTTGCTGCCATTGCCATAGGCCAGCATTTCGGACTGAATGAAAGACAAATCGCCCAAGGACTCATGCAAACAAAGTTGACAGGGATGCGTCTTGAACTGTTTAAAACGGAAAAAGGAATCACTGTTATCAATGATGCATATAATGCAAGCCCTACTTCCATGAAAGCTGCCATTGATCTTGTAGGAGATATGGACGGCTTTGCAAATAGGATTCTTGTACTTGGAGACATGCTTGAGATGGGCAGCGAGGAAGAAACGTATCATTATGAACTAGGCCGCTACATCAAGCCTGAATTCATTGATCATGTGATGACGTATGGCCGCCTAGGTGCATTCATCGCTGAAGGAGCAAAGAAATCATTCGGTGATGCGCGCGTGTTCTCATTTATGGACAAAGAGGAACTGAAGAAAAAACTTGCTGATGTAGCAGGTCCTGACGATGTTGTTCTCGTCAAAGCCTCACGCGGCATGAGATTAGAAGAAGTCATTACTGCGCTATAA
- a CDS encoding alpha/beta hydrolase, translating into MIGCLCIHGFTGAPYEVEPLAQYLKQKTDWNVQSVTLPGHGDELQLKGILYQEWIATAELELLSLYRTCDTIFLIGFSMGGMIASYLAAKYPVARLVLLSAAAKYVNPKQMIQDTRQLVKESLSGLIDTNPLYDRYRHKLTSTPLSAAVEFMKLVKQTKSSLEKLHLPVLIVQGESDGIVPASSAQFIDHKIPSRQKEVFYLPDCKHHVCHEPCAQQLFEKVEQFLKKTI; encoded by the coding sequence ATGATTGGCTGTCTATGTATACATGGATTCACTGGCGCCCCCTATGAAGTGGAACCGCTAGCGCAATATTTAAAGCAGAAGACAGATTGGAACGTTCAGTCTGTCACGCTTCCGGGACATGGAGATGAACTTCAGCTAAAAGGTATTCTCTATCAAGAATGGATTGCGACAGCTGAATTAGAACTTCTTTCTCTTTACCGAACATGTGATACCATTTTTTTGATCGGGTTTTCCATGGGAGGAATGATTGCTTCTTATCTTGCAGCGAAGTATCCAGTTGCTCGTCTCGTCCTTTTAAGTGCTGCGGCGAAATATGTGAATCCAAAACAAATGATTCAAGACACAAGGCAGTTGGTGAAAGAATCATTGTCTGGGCTGATTGATACGAACCCTTTGTATGATAGATACCGTCATAAGCTAACGAGCACACCGCTGTCAGCCGCTGTTGAATTTATGAAGCTGGTGAAGCAAACGAAGAGCTCCCTTGAGAAACTACACCTCCCTGTGTTAATTGTTCAAGGGGAAAGCGATGGGATTGTGCCAGCTTCAAGTGCACAATTTATTGATCATAAAATCCCGTCTCGTCAGAAAGAAGTGTTTTATTTACCTGACTGTAAACATCATGTTTGTCACGAGCCGTGTGCACAGCAATTGTTTGAAAAAGTAGAGCAATTTCTAAAAAAAACAATTTAA